Below is a window of Calditrichota bacterium DNA.
CGTCCAGACCACAGGCGGAGTGTTGTCCTTGGTGTTCACGCGACGCAGTGGATCGCCGACTATGGATTTGCGCAAATAGCCCTCGCCATACCCCTTGCGCACCCCTTCGTTGAGCGCTGCCCACAGGTCGCCACCGACGATGTGCACATCTTGACCGATCTCCACGAACAGGACGGCGAAGCCGGTATCCTGGCACATGGGAAACTGCCCCTCGCGGGCGATGGCGGCGTTCTCGATGAGTTGGTCCAAAATGGCACGGGCGGTAGGTGACTCTTCCTTTTCCCGGAACCGCTTGAAGCTCTCGATGACATCCTCATCAAGTTGGTAGTTGGCGGCAATGCAAAGGTCTGCGACCGTCTTCACGATCTCATTGACGTGCACGTCTCTCATAGCAGGTGCTCCTCGATGACCACGATCTTCGTCTCCTTGGGCAGGGTCTCCTTGCTGACCTCAAAGCTGCTGCCCTTGATGCGCTCCACGTTCCGCTTGCCTTTGAGAAACTCGTCGACCTTGTCCAAGGGGAAGCCGAGCACCTCGGTCTTGTAGTGCATGGGCACCACAATCTTCGGCTTCAGTGCCTCGACCACCTCCCACGCTTCCCGATGGTTGATAGTGAAGAATCCCCCGACCGGCACAAAGAGGACGTCCACGGCGCCGATCTCTTGCACTTGCGCAGGCGTGAGCGTGTGGCCAAGGTCGCCACAGTGGCAGATGCGCAGCCCATCGGCCTCCATCACGAACACGGTATTGTGGCCACGCTCTTTGCCGCCGGATTTGTCGTGAAAGGTGGCCACCCCCTTGAAGGTGATTCCCTTGGCCTCGTGCCGGCCAGCGCCCAGCAGCACCTGCGGAGAACCGGGTAGGTTCTTGTGCCCTCCGTGGTCAGGGTGGCTGGCATGGCTCACAAAGACCACGTCCACTACCTCCGTGATCGGCTTGTAACCGACCGCGCCGTCGTAAGAGCCGGCCACGTAGGGATCGCTGAGGACCTTGACCCCTTTGGCCGTCTCGAACAGGAAGGCATCATGCCCGAGCCAGGTAATCTTCATGGTCACGTCCCTCCTTTCCTCGCGGCTGAAGTCATGAACAAACAAAAAGGTGGGCCCGCATCTTCAGGAACCCACCTT
It encodes the following:
- a CDS encoding MBL fold metallo-hydrolase, with the translated sequence MKITWLGHDAFLFETAKGVKVLSDPYVAGSYDGAVGYKPITEVVDVVFVSHASHPDHGGHKNLPGSPQVLLGAGRHEAKGITFKGVATFHDKSGGKERGHNTVFVMEADGLRICHCGDLGHTLTPAQVQEIGAVDVLFVPVGGFFTINHREAWEVVEALKPKIVVPMHYKTEVLGFPLDKVDEFLKGKRNVERIKGSSFEVSKETLPKETKIVVIEEHLL